From the genome of Podospora pseudoanserina strain CBS 124.78 chromosome 7 map unlocalized CBS124.78p_7.2, whole genome shotgun sequence, one region includes:
- a CDS encoding uncharacterized protein (COG:D; COG:L; EggNog:ENOG503NXMJ) — protein sequence MVVLNFTLSEDGVAVLHDALACMFKFSDEVCLEARKEKLMLTTLNISKSAYVCYSFAATRFFSGYKFEGSPQYREKFSCQLYIKSLLAIFRTRQGGGETAYGRDASIERCDVAIDDGVGKKSRLVARVSFRNGITASHILPYEVKAPTHAKFNKQEARNQWAISSKTLRQLMDHFGPGIELLDINTDEDSNLVNFTCFTEKVQKRGGANSETVLKKPLHTNIAVEMDEFDNVQVEDKLHIIISVKDFRAILQHAQITSGELATSYSNPGRPMKLYYAADGILCEFILMTVGEKDAREPRQKTARPNASAKTPRPELDAASHRASSMSNSACQQALPDPTPQTVAQPPQQPQNPTSSRPRPPPAFHLRPPQQPPPGTAQSEDSLFMGPAPHELDDDRQWEPINPDEDEEEEENARLEWNSTSDPNISTLRISSYLQKSSTSTEDTPSDRLVSGLDPTQRLSQVRRFGLFTD from the exons atggtggtgctcaACTTCACTCTGAGTGAAGATGGCGTGGCCGTGCTCCACGATGCATTGGCATGTATGTTCAAGTTCAGTGACGAGGTCTGTCTCGAGGCCAGGAAGGAAAAG CTTATGTTAACAACACTGAACATCTCCAAATCGGCTTATGTTTGCTATTCCTTCGCCGCAAcccgcttcttctccggGTACAAATTCGAGGGAAGCCCCCAGTACCGCGAGAAGTTCTCATGCCAGCTCTACATCAAGTCCCTACTCGCCATCTTTAGAACGCGGCAGGGTGGCGGCGAGACTGCCTACGGGAGAGACGCCTCCATTGAACGCTGCGACGTAGCCATTGACGATGGCGTTGGCAAGAAAAGCCGTCTTGTTGCTAGGGTTTCTTTTAGGAACGGGATCACTGCCTCGCATATTCTCCCATACGAAGTCAAAGCACCCACCCACGCAAAGTTCAACAAGCAAGAGGCACGAAACCAATGGGCCATCTCTTCCAAAACACTTCGCCAGCTCATGGACCATTTCGGACCAGGTAttgagctcctcgacatcaacacaGATGAGGATAGCAACCTCGTCAACTTTACATGCTTCACCGAAAAGGTCCAGAAACGGGGCGGCGCTAACAGCGAGACCGTCCTCAAAAAGCCCCTTCACACCAACATCGCGGTCGAGATGGACGAGTTCGACAATGTCCAGGTCGAGGACAAACTCCACATCATTATCAGCGTCAAGGACTTTCGCGCCATCCTCCAGCATGCTCAGATTACCAGCGGAGAGCTAGCCACAAGCTACAGCAACCCAGGCCGTCCCATGAAGTTATACTACGCAGCTGATGGCATCCTGTGCGAGTTTATCTTGATGACTGTTGGCGAGAAAGATGCCAGAGAACCAAGGCAAAAGACCGCCCGGCCAAATGCCTCTGCAAAGACTCCCAGGCCAGAGCTTGACGCGGCATCACACAGAGCTAGTTCAATGTCCAATAGTGCCTGCCAGCAAGCTCTGCCAGATCCAACCCCGCAAACCGTGGCCCAACCGCCACAACAGCCACAAAATCCAACATCGTCGAggcctcgccctccaccGGCATTTCACCTCCGCCCGCCACAGCAGCCACCCCCGGGGACGGCACAGTCGGAGGACTCCCTGTTCATGGGACCGGCGCCCCATGAGCTGGACGATGACCGGCAGTGGGAGCCTATCAATcctgacgaggacgaggaagaggaggagaatgccAGGTTGGAGTGGAACTCTACCAGTGATCCG